The following are encoded in a window of bacterium SCSIO 12643 genomic DNA:
- a CDS encoding TIGR03862 family flavoprotein produces MGILHLLKKPIKKIAIIGGGSACFVAADILSQNHEVIIYEKGKTIGRKFLVAGKGGFNISHQIEIEELIQKYTPSEFLAPMLNHFDVKALRAWYSKLGIDTYVGSSSRIFPEKGISPADVLRQIKRHLLSRGVTFKYEQEFIGFSENVKPVVKSPKEEFEIQADHYLFCLGGASWKVTGSDGLWLSYFKNIGVSTLPFAVSNCGLNVDWPTSISEFHIGKPLKNIKITHGSQQIKGEAVISEYGLEGNAIYPISTSVRNTLTQKSTATIQIDFKPSLSTQDIQRKIRNQKPSNYGKTLKLNSHILALVKTFMSKEEYISPSKFSEKIKALEIPIHSLRPIEEAISTVGGIDIHALDTELKLKKHPHLMCLGEMVNWDAPTGGFLLQGCFSMSAWAARAINLDF; encoded by the coding sequence TTGGGAATCTTACATTTGCTCAAAAAGCCTATCAAAAAAATCGCGATCATAGGAGGAGGTTCTGCCTGTTTTGTAGCTGCTGATATTCTAAGCCAGAATCATGAAGTAATCATTTATGAAAAAGGTAAAACCATTGGACGCAAATTTTTAGTTGCGGGTAAAGGCGGTTTTAATATTTCCCATCAAATCGAAATCGAAGAACTAATTCAGAAATACACTCCATCAGAATTTTTAGCTCCTATGCTCAACCACTTTGATGTAAAAGCTTTAAGAGCCTGGTACTCCAAACTGGGAATTGACACCTATGTTGGTTCCAGTTCCAGAATCTTTCCGGAGAAGGGAATCTCTCCAGCTGATGTACTTAGACAAATCAAAAGGCATCTACTATCTCGAGGTGTTACTTTTAAATATGAACAGGAGTTTATTGGCTTTTCAGAAAACGTAAAACCGGTTGTAAAAAGCCCAAAAGAAGAATTTGAAATTCAGGCCGATCATTATCTTTTTTGTTTGGGTGGTGCTTCCTGGAAAGTCACCGGGTCAGATGGACTTTGGCTCTCGTATTTCAAAAACATAGGCGTCAGCACCCTCCCATTTGCTGTGTCAAACTGTGGTTTAAACGTTGACTGGCCAACTTCTATTTCAGAATTTCATATTGGCAAACCACTTAAAAACATAAAAATCACTCACGGCTCTCAGCAAATAAAAGGTGAAGCAGTTATTTCAGAATATGGTTTGGAAGGCAATGCGATATACCCCATTTCAACATCTGTGCGAAACACCCTAACGCAGAAATCAACAGCTACAATTCAAATTGATTTCAAGCCCTCATTAAGTACACAAGACATTCAGCGTAAAATTCGAAATCAAAAACCTTCCAATTACGGAAAGACTTTAAAATTGAATAGTCATATTCTAGCTCTGGTGAAGACTTTTATGTCCAAAGAAGAGTATATCTCACCTTCAAAATTCTCAGAAAAAATAAAAGCTTTAGAAATTCCTATTCATTCATTACGTCCCATTGAAGAAGCCATTTCTACTGTGGGAGGCATTGATATTCATGCATTGGATACAGAACTCAAACTAAAAAAACATCCGCATTTAATGTGCCTGGGAGAAATGGTAAATTGGGATGCGCCAACAGGAGGATTTTTACTTCAGGGATGTTTTTCCATGAGTGCTTGGGCTGCTCGTGCGATAAACCTTGATTTTTAG
- a CDS encoding endonuclease/exonuclease/phosphatase family protein: protein MKRIFLVFFTALLAGVIFFYFWGSSATLSIETYNKIYKFDDTSLTQKDTFSILTYNLGYLSGMTNNLPLERTDTFFSQNLNSATRLIQQLQPDIIAFQEIDFDAHRSFHVNQMLEISQKNQFPYAAQAINWDKTYVPFPYWPFSLHFGKVVSGQAVLSVYPILKNEIHVLAKPEENPFYYNAFYLDRLAQLSVVEINKQPLVIINVHLEAFHSNTRNIQVKKLLELFHVYSEKYPVILCGDFNSTPPNASDPWQDDHVIQTLLADYQMEMAIGLSENQQNENRYFTFSSASPSKRIDYFFYNPKFIQFIDARVVSEAGTISDHLPVRMKFTLR from the coding sequence ATGAAGCGTATATTCCTGGTATTTTTCACCGCTCTATTAGCCGGAGTTATTTTTTTCTACTTCTGGGGAAGCAGCGCTACTCTATCTATTGAGACCTATAATAAAATTTACAAGTTTGATGATACTTCCCTCACTCAAAAGGATACTTTTTCTATTCTTACTTATAATCTGGGCTACCTATCCGGAATGACTAACAACCTTCCTTTGGAAAGAACAGATACTTTCTTTTCACAAAATTTGAATTCTGCCACTCGGCTCATTCAGCAACTTCAGCCAGATATTATTGCTTTTCAGGAAATTGATTTTGACGCACATCGGAGTTTTCATGTCAATCAGATGCTTGAGATTAGTCAAAAAAATCAATTCCCATATGCGGCACAAGCTATCAACTGGGACAAAACTTATGTTCCATTCCCCTACTGGCCATTCAGTCTACATTTTGGTAAAGTGGTTTCCGGACAGGCTGTTTTAAGCGTGTATCCTATTCTTAAGAATGAAATACATGTTCTCGCCAAACCTGAAGAGAATCCATTTTATTACAATGCGTTTTATTTAGATCGTCTGGCCCAACTTTCAGTTGTTGAAATCAACAAACAGCCACTTGTGATCATAAACGTTCATCTGGAAGCCTTTCATTCTAATACCAGAAATATTCAGGTCAAAAAATTACTCGAGCTTTTTCATGTATATTCTGAAAAATATCCGGTAATCCTTTGTGGTGATTTTAATAGTACTCCTCCAAATGCATCTGATCCCTGGCAAGATGACCATGTAATTCAAACGTTATTGGCCGACTATCAAATGGAAATGGCTATTGGCCTTTCAGAGAATCAGCAAAATGAAAATCGATATTTCACATTTAGTAGCGCATCTCCAAGCAAAAGAATTGATTACTTCTTTTACAACCCTAAATTCATTCAATTTATTGATGCTAGAGTAGTTTCCGAAGCCGGAACCATTTCCGATCATTTACCGGTAAGGATGAAATTTACCTTAAGGTAA
- the mnmA gene encoding tRNA 2-thiouridine(34) synthase MnmA, producing the protein MEKKRVVVGLSGGVDSSVAAHLLIEQGYEVIGIFMKNWHDTSVTISDECPWIDDSNDALQVAEKLGIPYQTIDLSTQYKDRIVDYMFNEYEKGRTPNPDVLCNREIKFDIFLDAALKLGADFVATGHYCQKGEIEVDGQKVYQLLAGADQNKDQSYFLCQLNQDQLSKALFPIGHLQKSEVRAIAAAQDLITADKKDSQGLCFIGKVKLPDFLKQQLKPKSGDIIEIDADYTPYSVKSEFEDEKERLIALTSPHVYAPENGKIVGQHNGAHYYTIGQRKGLGVGGTKEALYVIATNTQTNHIYTGQGDHHPGLLRPGLFIPNDEVHWVREDLKMAVGEQKKYSVRIRYRQPLVGATLHCEPEGIYIIFDEDERGVAAGQFAAWYHDNELIGSGVIS; encoded by the coding sequence ATGGAGAAAAAAAGAGTCGTAGTCGGTTTATCAGGTGGTGTTGATTCAAGTGTTGCTGCACATTTATTGATTGAGCAAGGTTATGAAGTGATCGGAATATTTATGAAAAACTGGCATGATACCTCTGTAACCATCAGTGACGAATGTCCCTGGATTGATGACAGTAATGATGCCTTACAAGTTGCTGAAAAACTGGGTATTCCTTATCAAACTATTGATTTAAGTACGCAATACAAAGACCGTATTGTAGATTACATGTTTAACGAATATGAAAAAGGACGTACACCGAATCCGGATGTGTTGTGTAATCGTGAAATCAAATTCGATATTTTTCTGGATGCCGCGTTAAAACTGGGTGCAGATTTCGTGGCCACCGGTCATTATTGTCAAAAGGGAGAAATTGAAGTCGATGGACAAAAGGTTTATCAACTACTCGCTGGAGCTGATCAAAATAAAGACCAGAGTTACTTTCTATGCCAGTTAAATCAGGATCAGTTATCAAAAGCATTGTTTCCAATTGGGCATCTTCAAAAAAGTGAAGTACGTGCTATTGCTGCGGCTCAGGATCTAATCACAGCTGATAAAAAAGATTCTCAGGGTTTATGTTTTATTGGGAAAGTCAAACTTCCGGATTTCTTAAAACAACAATTGAAACCCAAATCGGGTGATATTATAGAAATAGATGCTGATTATACGCCTTATAGTGTAAAAAGCGAATTCGAAGATGAAAAAGAACGATTGATTGCGTTGACTTCTCCACATGTATATGCACCAGAGAATGGAAAAATTGTTGGTCAACATAATGGAGCACATTATTATACTATTGGTCAAAGAAAAGGTCTTGGAGTAGGCGGAACCAAAGAAGCACTTTATGTAATTGCAACGAATACCCAAACGAATCATATTTATACCGGACAAGGGGATCATCATCCAGGCTTATTAAGACCCGGACTATTCATTCCGAATGATGAAGTGCATTGGGTTCGGGAAGATCTAAAAATGGCCGTTGGCGAACAAAAAAAGTATTCGGTACGTATCCGTTACAGACAACCTTTAGTTGGTGCAACACTACACTGTGAGCCAGAAGGTATCTATATCATTTTTGATGAAGATGAACGAGGGGTAGCTGCTGGACAATTTGCGGCCTGGTATCATGATAATGAACTTATTGGCTCAGGAGTGATCTCTTGA
- a CDS encoding gliding motility-associated C-terminal domain-containing protein, whose product MKRILLTTTIILSYTLGFAQCVNNSLNLGNDTTLCVGDSLTIQAPGSYLSYSWNTGSVNSSITVGTTGPYICTVQEFDTTNLVVNGDFSAGNTGFSSNYIYGTGGTWGLLSNPGQYAISTNANLTHNNFVNCTDHTTGTGNYMIMNGSSVPNTNVWCQTVTVSPSTAYVFSAWFTSVVSSNPASLNFTINGNTIGSVFNLSATTCNWQNYFQVWTSGPTQTTATICITNQNIAGGGNDFAIDDIWFSKICQSVDTLVATFDPYPNVNLGNDTVICPGNSLVLDATDDPGYNYVWNDGTNSAINTVTTTDSNLVVSVSNGNCTSEDTIIVTVSAQPVVDLGDDSILCPGDTLPLDAFWPGATYLWQDNSTLSTFNATQTGQHWVQVTDNCGTSTDTINVNYVVFPLASLGNDTTLCDGQTLTLDATHANASYIWNDNSTNPTLDVTQTGQYRVSVTVDNCLDADTIQVTFDPMPVVNLGNDTALCQGQSFVLHANNPNATYLWYDNSTNPIHFVAFAGTYWVQVSINDCHASDTINVSVLPTPTVDLGRDTAICEGDQFEVNIAQQGGAYLWHDGSTDSVFTITQQGQYWAEITNNCGTASDTLNVNEKPKPVVDLGNDTTLCDGETYVLDVTTPSAIYQWQDNSNSPTYNVTQTGKYVVSVTLVGCSAEDSVNINFDASPKVNLGSDTTICFNKTIVLDATNNNATYLWNDGSTLPTLTVVNTGLQSVMVTIGNCNATDSIWIDHEVCGVFVEMPNIITPNGDGYNDVFIPISFLGIKEVTTIIYNRWGNEVFITKDPQVKWDGKDKRNEIVPSGVYYWTMQIEGLDGEKVTKNGHVTVTE is encoded by the coding sequence ATGAAAAGGATATTATTAACTACAACTATTATACTTAGCTACACATTGGGTTTTGCGCAATGTGTAAACAATTCATTGAACCTTGGAAATGATACCACATTATGTGTAGGTGATAGTTTAACCATTCAGGCTCCAGGTAGTTATTTAAGTTATTCCTGGAATACGGGATCTGTTAATTCCTCTATTACGGTGGGTACTACCGGACCATATATTTGTACGGTTCAAGAGTTTGATACCACCAATCTCGTGGTGAATGGGGATTTCTCTGCTGGTAATACAGGATTTTCAAGTAATTACATTTACGGTACTGGTGGAACATGGGGGTTGTTGTCAAATCCGGGACAGTATGCAATTAGTACCAATGCCAATTTAACGCATAATAACTTTGTTAATTGTACCGATCATACGACAGGAACCGGAAATTATATGATCATGAATGGTTCTTCGGTTCCGAATACCAATGTATGGTGTCAGACCGTTACAGTATCACCTTCAACAGCATACGTGTTTTCGGCCTGGTTTACTTCGGTTGTATCATCGAACCCTGCAAGTTTAAATTTCACCATTAATGGTAATACGATTGGCTCAGTGTTTAACTTGAGTGCAACAACGTGTAACTGGCAAAATTACTTTCAGGTTTGGACTTCTGGGCCTACGCAAACTACAGCAACTATTTGTATCACCAATCAAAATATTGCAGGAGGAGGGAATGATTTTGCGATTGATGATATTTGGTTTTCAAAAATTTGTCAATCTGTAGATACTTTGGTAGCTACGTTTGACCCTTATCCAAATGTAAACCTAGGAAATGATACTGTGATTTGTCCAGGGAATAGTTTGGTTTTGGATGCTACTGATGATCCGGGATATAACTATGTATGGAATGATGGAACCAACTCAGCTATTAATACGGTAACAACTACTGATAGCAATTTGGTGGTGAGTGTGAGTAATGGAAACTGTACTTCAGAAGATACCATTATTGTAACGGTTTCAGCGCAACCGGTAGTAGATCTGGGAGATGATTCGATTTTATGTCCCGGAGATACGCTCCCATTAGATGCATTTTGGCCCGGAGCTACTTATTTATGGCAGGATAACAGTACTTTGAGTACATTTAATGCCACACAAACCGGACAGCATTGGGTCCAGGTCACGGATAACTGTGGTACCTCGACCGATACAATTAATGTGAATTATGTGGTGTTTCCATTGGCTTCTCTGGGCAATGATACGACTTTGTGTGATGGGCAAACTTTAACTTTAGATGCAACACATGCCAATGCCAGTTACATTTGGAATGATAATTCAACGAATCCAACATTAGATGTGACTCAAACCGGACAATATAGGGTATCTGTAACGGTTGATAATTGCCTGGATGCGGATACCATACAAGTTACATTTGATCCGATGCCAGTAGTGAATTTGGGGAATGATACCGCTTTATGTCAGGGGCAATCTTTTGTATTACATGCAAATAATCCCAATGCGACTTACCTCTGGTATGATAATTCTACTAATCCGATTCATTTTGTAGCATTTGCAGGAACTTATTGGGTACAGGTATCCATTAATGATTGTCATGCTTCAGATACGATCAATGTTTCGGTATTACCAACACCAACTGTAGATTTAGGAAGAGATACGGCTATCTGTGAAGGGGATCAATTTGAAGTGAATATTGCACAGCAGGGAGGGGCCTATTTGTGGCATGATGGTTCTACGGATTCTGTTTTTACCATAACGCAACAAGGACAATATTGGGCAGAGATAACCAATAATTGTGGTACAGCATCAGATACATTGAATGTAAATGAGAAGCCAAAACCTGTGGTAGATTTAGGAAACGACACCACTTTGTGTGATGGCGAAACTTATGTACTGGATGTGACCACACCAAGTGCAATATATCAGTGGCAGGATAATTCGAATAGTCCTACGTATAATGTAACACAGACGGGGAAATATGTAGTGAGTGTAACATTAGTGGGGTGTTCAGCAGAAGATTCGGTAAACATTAATTTTGATGCTTCTCCAAAAGTAAATTTGGGTAGTGATACGACCATCTGTTTTAATAAAACCATAGTATTAGATGCTACCAATAACAATGCGACATATTTATGGAATGATGGTTCAACGCTGCCGACATTAACTGTTGTGAACACTGGATTACAATCAGTGATGGTGACCATTGGAAATTGTAATGCAACGGATTCTATTTGGATAGATCATGAAGTATGCGGAGTATTTGTAGAAATGCCGAATATTATTACTCCTAATGGAGATGGCTATAATGATGTTTTTATTCCAATTAGCTTTTTAGGCATCAAAGAGGTTACCACAATAATTTATAATCGATGGGGGAATGAAGTCTTTATTACAAAAGACCCTCAAGTGAAATGGGATGGTAAGGATAAAAGAAATGAAATTGTTCCGTCAGGAGTGTATTACTGGACCATGCAGATTGAAGGATTGGATGGGGAGAAAGTCACAAAGAATGGACATGTTACAGTAACGGAATAG
- a CDS encoding YceI family protein translates to MKTINISLIAFATLFFASCGSNETNQDQSEPASAPVEKSTAKVCTFSYDASTTKLTWTAFKTSAKVAVGGTFDNFAVENTVDSKSESAVFENATFTIETATVNSGNETRDPKLVEFFFDQMVDPMTIEGGIDKISEAVDGKGAAIINITMNGETKQENATYTLEGTVLTLSATLDLSKWAAENAVASLNKACEVLHTGDDGVSQLWSEVEVEITTTLAKSCE, encoded by the coding sequence ATGAAAACAATAAACATATCACTTATTGCATTCGCAACGCTATTTTTTGCTTCTTGCGGATCTAATGAAACCAATCAGGATCAGTCTGAACCAGCAAGTGCTCCTGTAGAAAAATCTACTGCTAAAGTGTGTACTTTTTCTTACGATGCAAGTACCACCAAGTTGACCTGGACAGCTTTTAAAACTTCTGCTAAAGTTGCTGTAGGCGGAACGTTTGATAACTTCGCTGTAGAAAACACGGTAGACTCTAAAAGCGAATCAGCTGTTTTTGAAAATGCAACTTTCACTATTGAAACTGCTACGGTTAATTCTGGAAATGAAACCAGAGATCCTAAGCTCGTAGAATTCTTCTTTGATCAAATGGTTGATCCAATGACTATCGAAGGTGGAATTGATAAAATCAGTGAAGCAGTTGACGGGAAAGGTGCAGCCATCATCAACATTACTATGAATGGTGAAACCAAACAGGAAAACGCAACGTATACTTTGGAAGGTACCGTATTGACACTTTCTGCGACCTTAGATCTTTCTAAATGGGCTGCAGAAAATGCAGTGGCTTCTTTAAACAAAGCTTGTGAAGTTTTACATACCGGAGATGACGGTGTAAGCCAATTGTGGAGCGAAGTTGAAGTGGAAATCACCACTACTCTAGCTAAGTCTTGTGAGTAA
- a CDS encoding isopenicillin N synthase family oxygenase gives MSTPQGIPSVDLADFLSGDQDRINKFVAELGNAYEEIGFVAVRNHQVSDELIDRMYDMNKKFFELPEEVKKAYEIPELAGQRGYTSFGKEHAKGMTEGDLKEFWHFGQFVEDDEKRKAEYPDNLDVKELPGYLATGKETYQTLENTGKHMLRAIALYLGLEKNYFDQFVHNGNSILRPIHYPPVKTLETKAVRAGEHEDINLITLLVGASADGLQVLNKQGEWKNVTAIENHIVVNVGDMLQRLTNNKLRSTTHRVINPPEAKMGTSRYSVPFFLHPISEMPLNCLPETIDEAHPKKYDDITAGEYLTERLIEIGLK, from the coding sequence ATGAGTACACCACAAGGAATTCCTTCTGTTGATTTAGCTGATTTTTTATCAGGTGATCAAGATAGAATCAACAAATTTGTTGCTGAATTGGGAAATGCTTACGAAGAAATTGGCTTTGTAGCAGTTAGAAATCATCAGGTTTCTGATGAATTGATTGATAGAATGTATGATATGAACAAAAAGTTTTTTGAACTTCCTGAAGAGGTGAAAAAAGCTTACGAAATTCCTGAATTAGCTGGGCAAAGAGGTTACACTTCATTTGGTAAAGAACATGCTAAGGGAATGACCGAAGGAGATTTAAAAGAGTTTTGGCATTTCGGACAATTCGTTGAAGACGATGAAAAAAGAAAAGCGGAATATCCTGATAATTTAGATGTAAAAGAATTACCCGGATATTTAGCAACCGGAAAAGAAACGTATCAAACTCTTGAAAATACAGGTAAACATATGCTTCGTGCTATTGCGCTATATTTAGGATTGGAGAAAAACTATTTTGATCAATTCGTACATAATGGCAACAGCATTTTAAGACCTATCCACTACCCTCCGGTAAAAACATTGGAGACCAAGGCTGTCCGCGCAGGAGAGCATGAAGATATTAACCTGATCACTCTTTTGGTGGGCGCTTCTGCAGATGGACTGCAAGTACTTAACAAACAAGGTGAATGGAAAAATGTGACCGCAATTGAAAATCATATTGTGGTGAATGTGGGCGATATGCTTCAAAGATTAACGAATAATAAACTGCGTTCAACAACGCATCGCGTGATTAATCCACCGGAAGCTAAAATGGGGACAAGCAGATATTCGGTTCCATTCTTCTTACATCCGATTTCTGAAATGCCGTTAAATTGTTTACCGGAAACTATTGACGAAGCACATCCCAAAAAATACGATGATATCACAGCCGGTGAATATCTTACAGAAAGACTTATTGAAATAGGATTAAAATAG
- a CDS encoding M48 family metalloprotease, translating into MRFKSFLPIIAILLSLGLNSCYKAIPKSKDVQLGALTSNKIHSDPKRFPLLSKSDYPESYKQLQRIVDNILSSPEIQHKEFFAYDSITIIHDDEIVNAFCTPGGYIFVYTGLIKMAKNEDQLAAVIGHEIAHAELRHSVKKLSRGVGRQAIIIAGAAAAGASFGVFIAVEVGNKILGLGLGRDQERMADKYSVKYLGTGTNYSSSALAEFFEELVASGKDVRIPPILSTHPDTENRIHKIRKWAKRYQYNTEYREHPEFKILQNSIPK; encoded by the coding sequence ATGCGTTTTAAAAGCTTTCTACCAATCATTGCAATCTTACTTTCACTGGGATTAAATTCATGTTATAAAGCAATCCCCAAGTCAAAAGATGTACAATTGGGCGCATTAACATCCAACAAAATTCATTCAGATCCTAAAAGGTTTCCTTTATTAAGTAAATCCGATTATCCGGAAAGCTATAAGCAATTACAGCGTATCGTGGATAATATCCTGAGCTCTCCTGAAATTCAACATAAAGAGTTTTTTGCATACGATTCCATTACTATTATTCATGATGATGAAATTGTAAATGCTTTTTGTACCCCTGGAGGTTATATCTTTGTGTATACGGGATTAATCAAAATGGCTAAAAATGAAGATCAATTGGCAGCTGTAATTGGTCATGAAATTGCACATGCCGAATTACGCCATTCGGTAAAAAAGCTTTCCAGAGGTGTGGGACGACAAGCCATCATTATTGCCGGAGCCGCAGCAGCTGGGGCCTCATTTGGGGTTTTTATTGCTGTAGAAGTGGGAAATAAAATATTGGGATTAGGACTAGGTAGAGATCAAGAGAGAATGGCGGATAAATATTCTGTCAAATATTTAGGAACTGGAACTAATTATTCCAGTAGTGCTTTAGCCGAGTTCTTTGAAGAACTGGTAGCCAGTGGAAAAGATGTGAGAATCCCTCCTATTTTGAGTACACATCCGGATACAGAAAATAGAATACACAAAATACGAAAATGGGCAAAACGGTATCAATACAATACAGAATATCGGGAACACCCAGAGTTTAAAATACTACAAAATAGTATTCCAAAATAG